Within the Mumia flava genome, the region CGTAGTCGGTGTGCTCGCCCATGCCGGTCAGGTCGCCGTCGAGCGTGATGTCGCCCGGCGGGAGCGCGTAGTTGTTCATCCGCAGGACGTCGAGCGAGTGGTCGGTGTAGGGGGCGAAGTAGCCGGGCTCGAGGTCGAGCGCGTCGGCGAAGATCCGCGTCAGCGTGCGGGCGACGCGGCCGGCCTCGGCGAAGTAGGCCTGCACGGGCGCCGGGAAGTCCGGCGTCTCGCTCGGCCACAGGTTCTCGGCGTAGTCGTCGGCCGGCAGGTCGAGGTCCGGGTACGCGTCCGCGGTCACGCCGACGTTGAACGCCTCGAAGAAGTCGTTCATCCGGTTCGCGGACTCCACCCCGAGGCTCAAGGACAGCGACTCGGTCTTGGGTGGGGCGTACCCACGGTTGATCCGCGGGGGAGTGCGGTACTCCTTCTTCGTCTCCAGCGGGAGACCGAAGAAGGAGTCGAGCGCGTCGGCGAACGCGGCGATCGTCTCGGCCGGCACCCCGTGGCCCACCACCTGGATGAAGCCGACCTCGCTGCACGCCCGGTCGATCGCCTCGGCGACCCCCGCGCGCTGCTCGCCGGTGCCCTCGGTGACGTACGGGGTGATGTCGACGATGGGGACGTGGAACTCGGTCACGGTGCGGTCCTTCCGGTCGTGGCGGCGTGGAGCGGTGCGGGAGCGCCCGGCGGACGGTCGAGCGCCGTCGGGTCGAGGACGGTCGGGTCGAGCGCGGCGATCGCCTCGGTCACGCGGCCGCGCAGCGTCGTACGGTCGGTCTCGTCGAGCCAGGTCGCCGCGACGGCGTCGAGGCTGATCCGGGCGAGGTCGGTGGTGGTGAGCCCGAGTGCGGTGGAGATCACCGCGTGGTCGCGGGTCGGGTCCGTCCCGAACATCGGCGGGTCGTCGGAGTCGATCGTGATCCGCAGTCCGGCGGCGTGCATCGCGGCGATCCGCTCGTGCCGGCCGTCGCCGGAGCCGGAGTAGCGTCCGATGTCGGAGCTGACCGGCGTGCAGGTGAACGTGACGCCCTCGTCGAGGCAGCGCTGCACGATCCGGGGGTCGGTGACGACGTGGTAGCCGTGGTCGATCCGGCTGCACCCGAGGTCGTCGAGGATCACCTCGATGTGGCGCGGGGGGCCGCTCTCGGAGTGCGCGGTGCGTTCCAGACCCGCGCGCCCCGCGTGCACGAACGCGTCGGCGAACAGCCCGGGCGGACCGTTCACCTCGGCGTAGTCGAGCCCGACCCCGACGACCTCGTCGATGCGATGCTCGACCACCGCATCGACCAGCGCCTCGGCCTCGGACGCGGAGCGCTCCCGGTGCAGCGCGACGACGATCCGGCTGTCGATGCCCGCGTCGGCGCGGGCGTCGGCCATCGCGGCACGCATCCCGTCGAGCAGCACCGCGTACGGGACGCCGACCGGGTGCGGGGACACGAAGATCTCACGGTAGAGGACACCGTGCTCCGACCCGTACGTCGTGAGCGACTCGTAGGTGATCCGGTGCACGTCCTCGACGTCGCGCACGAGCGACCCGACCACGTCGTACGTCGCGAGGAACGCGCCGAGGTCCTCGTACGCCTCGATCTCGTACAGGTCGGCTGCGCTCCGGCCGTACGGCAGGGTCTCGCCGTGCTTGCGGGCCAGGTCCGCGACCGTGGCCGCGTGGACCGAGCCGAGCAGGTGGCAGTGCAGGCTGACCTTCGGCCAGGCCCGCACCACGTCGTACGGGATCGTCGGTGCGGAGGTCATCGGGCTCCCGGGATGTGTGCGAGGATGGGGCGCCGGCCCCACCGTGATTGCTCTCATCAATCACTATGCAGCGGCGACGTCTCGTCCGGGTGTGCGCCGCGTGTCCAGGAGGTAACGCCGGTGTCAGCAGGGATCGAGGCGGAGCAGGAGACCACGCTCGCACGCCGCGTCGGGGCGGCGATCCGCGCGGCTCGTGAGAAGTCAGGCTTCTCGATGCGCGAGCTCGCTGGGCGTGCCGGCATCAGCCAGCCGTTCCTGAGCCAGGTCGAGCGAGGGCTGTCGATGCCGTCGATGGTGACGACGTACCGGCTGGCGCAGGCCCTCGGTGCCTCCCCGGGAGACCTCCTGCCCGTCGAGGACGCCGAGCAGGTGCAGGTCGTACGCGCGGGGCAGGGACGGCTGGTCCCGGTCGCCGACCGCCCTGACGCCGCCCTCGGCCGGGTCGCGATGGTGCACCCGACGACCGGTCTCGAGGTCACCGAGTACCGGATCGCGCCCGGCGAGCACATCGCGGAGTGGTTCGAGTCGCCCGGGACGTTGACGATCTTCCTCGTCGACGGTGCGCTGGAGGTCGAGGTCGACCGCGCCGGCACGTACCGGCTCGGGCCCGGCGACCTGCTCACCCACCCGGCGACCCTGCGGCACCGCTGGCAGCTCGTCGACGACCGTCCGGCTCACGTCCTCCTCCTGATGGACCACCCGCGGCTGTGACAGGCTGACCCCACCACCGGTGCCCGGACGGAGGCTGCGTTGGACGTCGTGGCGATCGCCGCCGTCGGGTTGGCGTGCGCGGTGCTGACCCGGCGCCGCCTCCCCGCGCGCCGGCATCTCAGCGTCGCGGCGACCACGATCCTGTCGCTGATCGGTGCGCTCGTGGCCGGGGCCGTCGCGCTGGCCCTGCTCGACGATCCCGTGCAGGTGCCGGTCGCGCTCGTCGCCTCCGCGGGCGCGGCGCTCGGGCTCGTCCAGGTCGGCGCCTGGACCAACCGGACGGCGCGTGAGCGCGCCCGCGCCTTCGGGTGGATCGACGGCGAAGGGCCGACGATGCCGGAGCGCGTGGAGACGTTCGCCGAACGGCACCCCTGGTGGGTCGGGCCGTACCAGCTCCCGTTGCTGCTGGTCCGGGTCTGGCGCCGGACCGTCGACGTCCGGATCACCGGGCTGGCCGCCGAGATGACGTACTACGCGCTGATCTCGCTCGTGCCCCTCGTCACCGCGCTCGGGGCCGCCCTGGGCTACCTGGAGCGCGTCGTGGGTGCTGACGCGGTCGCCACGATCGAGGAGCAGGCGATCGACGCGGTCACGAACGTGTTCGCCGAGCAGGTCACGACCGACGTCATGGCCCCGATGATCGAGGACCTGCTGCACGAGGAGCGCGCCGGCGTCGCCATCGGCAGCGTCGCGGTCGCGATCTGGCTGGCGAGCCGGATGTTCCGGGCGGCGATCCGTGCGCTCGACGACACCTACGAGGTCGAGGAGCGCCGCGGGCTGCCGGAGCAGTGGCTGCTCGGTGTCGCCCTCGCGATCGGTGCGGTGATCACGATCGCGGTCGTGCTCGCGATGGTCGTCGTCGGACCGCTGCTCGGGGGCGGGAAGCCGATCGCCGACTCGTTCGGTCTCGGCACCACCTTCGAGATCCTGTGGGAGCTGCTGCGCTGGCCGTTGGTGGGGGCGGTGTCGGTGTCGTTCCTCGTGATCCTCTACCGGTACGGACCGAACGTCCGCAACACCTGGCAGGGCTGCGTCCCGGGTGCGATCGTCGGCACGGTCGGGGTCGTGCTCGTCGCGTTCGGGTTCCAGCTGTACCTCGGCTGGGCGGGCCCGGGTGGTCCGGCGCGGCCGGACATCCAGGAAGGCAGCCTCGCGGTGCTGGTCGCAGGCCAGGTCGTCGGCGCGATCCTGGCGGGCGTGATCTGGCTCTGGCTGAGCGCGACGGCCACGCTCGTCGGCGGCGTGGTCAACGCCGAGCTGGGCCGGATGCGGCGCGAGGCGGAACGGAGCCGTCGCCGGCGCTGACGTGCGCGGCCGCCGAGCCGTGCGGAGGGCTGCGCGCAGCCGGCTCGTGGGTCTCGACATCGACGTGGGTCTCGACATCGCCGTTGCCCGGGCGACGGGAATGTCGAGGGTCACGTGATCCTGCCAGGAGCCGTGGACGTGCGTCTCGACACTTGCGTTGCTGGGGCCACCGCAGTGTCGAGATGCCGCTCGGCAGCACGGAGATGTCGGGATTCGCGTCGCCGAACCTGCGCGCTGGTCTCCGTGGCACCAGGTCCCGTGGACAGCTACGCCGCCGGAGCGGTCGTCCCCAGGTGTGCCAGCACCGCGTCGGCCGTACGGCGCCCCGAGACGAGCGCGCCCTGGATCGACGGCGTGTCCCGGTGGTCGCCGCACACGAACACCCCGTCGCCGAGCGCGACCCGGCGCCGCAGCGGCTGCCCGGGCGGGTGCGCGGGGAGGGCGTGCTCGATCACGTCGGCGCGCAGCAGCTCCCAGTCGCGGGCGTCCGTGGCGTACAGGACCCCGGCGTGCCGCCGCGCAGCCTCCGCACCGCGGCGGTGGGCACCGACCTCGGTGGCGGCGATCAGGGCCCGGCCGGGTGGCGCGTAGCTCGTCGCGGCCTCCGTCATCACGACGGTGTTGGCGAGGGGGCCGCGGCGCTCGGCATCGACGTGCAGCACCGCGCCCGTCCCTGGCGACTCGTCGGCGGCGAACCACCAGGTCGTCAGAGCGCGCATCGGCGCCCCGGGCAGGCCGAGCCGGCCGGCGGCGTGCCCGTCGACCGCGCTGACGACCGCGCGGGCCTGTACTTTCCCGTCGTCCGTCTGAGCGCATCCGGGTGCGAGGTCGGTGACGGTGACGCCGAGGTGGACGGTGCCGGGACGCAGACGTGCGGCGAGCTGGTCCGGGATCGCCTGCATGCCGTCGGCCGGGACGGCGGGCCGCCCACGGACGAAGGCGCGTACGAGCATCCCGACGACCCGCTGGGAGGTGGTGAGGTCCGCGTCAGCGAGCACACCGGACAGGAACGGCTGGAGCGCGGAGGTGATCAGGTCGTCGCCGATCCCGCGGGCCCTCAGCTCGTCGAGCGCCGGACGGTCCTGCCGGGCGCGGAGGAGCCCGCCGGGAGCCAGCCCGAGCGCGGCCGCCCAGGCTGCCAGCGCTGCCTTGTCACGCCACGATCCGACCGGCGCGCGCACGTCGTCGACGATCGTGGACGGCATCCGCACCGGGTCACCCAGCGCGTACGACGCGAGTCCCGTCGAGACCACGACGCCCGCATCGAAGGGGCGGAGGTCCAGGGCGTCCAGGTCCAGGGTGCGCCGGGCCTCCGGATAGGCGGGGTTGAGGAGCTGGAAGCCGCGGTCGAGGCGGAACCCGTCGACGAGGTCGGTCCGGATCCGGCCGCCGACCCCGTCCGAGCGTTCCAGGACCACCACGTCGAGGCCGGCGTCCTGCAGCCGCGCGGCGGCGGTGAGTCCGGCCAGGCCGGCCCCCGCCACGACCACGTCGGCACGCCTCGGGATCCCCACCGGCACCACCGTAGTCGCGACCGGCGGCCACGGCTGGCGGGCGATCCGGCGCTCGCGAAAGCCGACCTTCCTCGCGAATCGGGTCAGGCCGGACGCGCTCGTCCACAGGGCGTGACAACGGGGTTCCGCCTGACCCTCCGGATGCGCAACGATGCCGTGCGTTCGCCCCCGACCGAGAGGTCCCGATGTCGTCGTCGCAGGTGCTCGCCGAGCAGGTCCGTGCGCACGTGCGTGCGGAGGGGATCGACCCGGTACGCGAGGCCGAGCGGGTGCGGGTGATCGCACAACGGGTGGCGGCCGAGCACGACGAGTCGTCGCTGACGGGTGCGGTCGCCCCGCTGGCCGATCCCGAGGCGATGGTCGGCGAGGTGGTGGCGCGGGTCTCCGGGCTGGGTCCGCTCCAGCCCTTCCTCGACGATCCCGAGGTCGAGGAGATCTGGATCAACGATCCGTCGCGGGTGTTCGTGGCGCGCGGTGGGCGGCACGAGCTGACGTCGGTGATCCTGACGACCGAGGACGTGCGCGAGCTGGTCGAGCGCATGCTCGCCTCGACCGGCCGCCGCCTCGACCTGAGCCAGCCGTTCGTGGATGCCACCCTTCCCGGCGGCCACCGGCTCCACGTGGTGCTGGAGGGGATCAGCCGCGGTTTCGCGGCCGTCAACATCCGCAAGTTCGTGCCGCGGCTGCGCAGGCTGGCCGACCTCGTCGCGCACGGGGCGCTCACGCCGCAGGCCGCTGCGTTCCTGCGTGCCGCGGTGCAGTCCGGCCACAACGTCGTCGTCTCCGGCGGCACGCAGTGCGGCAAGACGACGCTGCTCAACGCCCTCGCCGGGGAGATCGGCGGCGGCGAGCGGGTCGTCAGCGCGGAGGAGGTCTTCGAGCTGCGAATATCTGGCATAATACACACATGCGGGCGTTTGTGTACCTTCGACAATCGCTCGACCGCTCTGGCGATGGCGCCGCGGTCGAGCGGCAGCGCATCGACTGCGAGAAGCTCTGCGCCGAACGCGGCTGGGAAGTCACGCGGACGTTCGTCGACAACGACACCTCCGCATCGTCGAAGAAGCCGCGGCCGCAGTACAGCGCGCTGCTCGAGGCCCTGGAGGCCGGCGGGGCCGAGGTCGTGGTCGCCTGGCACGTCGACCGCCTCACGCGCCGTCTGAGCGAGCTCGAGGAGCTGATCGACCTGGCGCAGCGCACCGGTGTGCGCATTGCCACGGTGACGGGGGATATCGACCTGTCGACCGACGCCGGTCGGCTCGTGGGCCGGATCCTGGCGTCAGTCGCGCGTGGTGAGGTCGAGCGCAAGGGCGCGAGGCAGCGGCGCGCACAGCAGCAGGCCGCGGCCGAGGGGCGACCGGCCGGAGGCCGACGCGCGTTCGGCTACAGCAACGACGGGATGCAGATCGTCGAGGATGAGGCGGTTCTCGTGCGCGAGGGGTTCGCGCGGATCCTCGAGGGCGGAACGCTCAAGGGCATCGCGAAGGACTGGAACAACCGTGGCGCGACGACGCCTCTCGGGAAGCCGTGGGAGCACAGCAACGTGCGCTACGTGCTCAAGAACCCCCGCTACGCCGCGCGGCGGACGTACAGGGGCGAGACGGTCGGGCCCGCGGTCTGGCCGGCGATCGTCGACGGGGACGTGTTTGACGCCGTGCACGCCGTGCTCTCTGCTCCCGAGCGCCGCACAACCGACGTGCCGCGGGTGCGGCGGTACCTGCTCCCGAACCTGGCTCGCTGCTACTGCGGCGCGCGGGTGCTGACCGGCCGCACACAGCACGGGACGCGCACGTACCGGTGCGAGCGGCAGAAGGGCCACATGTCCCGAGCTGCTCAGCCAATCGACGAGCTCGTGGAGGCAGTCGTCGTCGAGCGACTCTCGAGGCCCGACGCGGGCGAGCTGCTGTCGGACCCCGTGCGGGCGGACCTCGGGACGTACCGCGAGCGTGTCTCTGCGATCCGTGATCGCCTCGACGACCTCGCGACCGCTCTCGCTGACGGCCTGCTGACGCTGGACGCCGTCCGGCGAGCAAGCGCGGGGCTGCACGCCGAGCTCGAGAAGGCCGAGGAGCAGATCGCCACCCTGAGCAATGCCGACGTCCTCGGTCGGTTCGTCGGCGCGGCCGACGTCCGCGGGACCTGGGATGCGGCAGAGCTGGCGACGAAGCGAGCCGTGATCGACGCGCTGATGACGGTGATCCTGCTCAAGCCGCCAATGGGTCGAGCGCCGTTCGACCCGGAGACGGTGCGAATCGAGTGGAAGGGCGGCGAGGCATGACCGAGGGGCGCACGCTGGTACGCATCCGTCACAAGCGTTGCGGGCGAGTGCTTGCGGAGATCACCGAAGCCACGTCGGCTCAAGGGTCGACGTTCGCGGTCCTGATGTGCGAGAAGTGTGAACGTCCGTCGCCGGCACGGGTCGCCGCAGTGGCAGCCCGAAAGGGCGCCGACGGGCTGCCGATCACACGCGAGATCCCGTGGGCCGAGCTGCGACCGTTCATCGCTGATGCGAAGCGAACGGGCAAGACTGTCGACGTGGTAACCTAATCTCAATGTTGTAGTTTGTCCCCGGCGGGACCGCCGGAAGTTGATGTTTGATGCACGCGGGGCACGTGCGAACCGTGGAGGTTCGCCGTGCCCACTTCTATGCGTGGCAGCACACTCGCTCAGACCCGCTCCCGCGTCGCGGTTGCTACTCGTCTCGGGACGCCGGAGGACGTCACCGAGGCCCGTCGCAATCACGCGGCCGCGAAGCTCGAGGACTACATCCGCCGCACGGTCGACGCCGCGCCGCCGCTGACCGAGGCGCAACGTGACCGGCTCGCCGCCCTGCTCCGTCCGACGGCGAGCGGAGGTGATGCCGATGCTGCGTAGCCAACGAGGAGCCCGCCCACAGCTCTCGGGTGCCGGGGCGGGCCGTGAACTCGACAGCGGCGAAACCTCAAGTTCGCTTCACAGTCTACCCCTGACCGACGCCGAGGCGATGCTGTCCGAGCCGTACCACGTGATTGTGCTGCGCCTCCAGCAGAGGAACGGCGTCTGGATGACCAAGACGTACCGCTCGTTGCCAGCCGCTGAGAAGGCCCTGCTGCGCGCCCGAGAGCGCGAGGCGGCGGTCTCGCTCTCGATCGCCCGGCTCGTCCACGTCGGAATCGTCGCGGTGGGTGGTGGTGACCGATGAACGCCCGTCGGAGCTGGGCTCGACGGATGATCGACAAGGCTCGCGGCGCCGTGCTGCCGCCGTACGGGTCGGAGGCGTGGTTGACGCTGCCCGATGGCGACCCGGTGAAGGTCGCCGCCGTGGTGGTCGCGGCCGAGGCGTGGGCGCAGTCCGGCGACACGCTCGCCGACGACCTGCGCGCCGAGGCCTACGCGCGTCGCGCCTCGGAGAAGGCGGCCGAGGACGCCGAGTACGCCGAGGCTCAGCGGGCACACCGCGAGCGCTGGGCGCCGGTCGCCCGGTCGACTGTGGTCCCGTTCGCCAAGCGACGCCGCCGCCAGCTCGAGGCAGCCGGGCCGCGGCCCGGTGACCACCCGGGAGGGGCGGTGGCGCCATGGTGAGCGACGCGTGGGTGCCGGACCCGGTCGACAGCGCGAGCGTGCTCGCCGGGGCGCACGAGACGTTCCGTCGGTGGTTCGGGAATGAGTACGACGGTGACGCGCTCAACGCGATGCTGGCGACCGCGGCAGTGGAGCGGCTTGAGGGTGACCCGCTGTGGCTGCTGCTGATCTCGGGCTCGGGGAACGCGAAGACGGAGACGGCGCAGGCGCTCGACGGGGCCGGCGCGGTGGTGACGTCGACGATCAGCTCGCCGGGAGCGCTGCTGTCGGCGTCGCCGGCGAGGGAGAAGGCCAAGGACGCCACCGGTGGATTGCTGCGCAAGCTCGGCGAGCGTGGCGTGCTGGTGATCAAGGACGTGACCAGCGTGCTGTCGATGAATCGCGACATGCGCGCCGAGGTTCTGGGCGCGCTGCGCGAGGTCTACGACGGACGGTGGAGCCGCAACGTCGGGACCGACGGCGGCCGAACGCTGGACTGGCACGGGCGCCTCACGGTCGTCGGAGCGGTCACGACCGCCTGGGACCGCGCGCACGACGTGGTCGCGGCGATGGGTGACCGGTTCGTGCTGCTGCGGATGGACTCGACGACGGGCCGGCAGGCCGCTGGCCGTCGCGCGATCGGGAACACCGGCCGCGAGGTGCCGATGCGATCCCAGCTCGCCGCGGCAGTCGGGGAGGTGCTGGCCGGCGTCGACCCGGGGCAGGCGGTCGACCTGAGCGACGTCGAAACCGATCGGCTGCTCGCCGCGGCGGACCTGGTCACGCTCGCGCGCACCGGCGTCGAGTACGACTACCG harbors:
- a CDS encoding isopenicillin N synthase family dioxygenase, which translates into the protein MTEFHVPIVDITPYVTEGTGEQRAGVAEAIDRACSEVGFIQVVGHGVPAETIAAFADALDSFFGLPLETKKEYRTPPRINRGYAPPKTESLSLSLGVESANRMNDFFEAFNVGVTADAYPDLDLPADDYAENLWPSETPDFPAPVQAYFAEAGRVARTLTRIFADALDLEPGYFAPYTDHSLDVLRMNNYALPPGDITLDGDLTGMGEHTDYGICTVLWADQVAGLQVLGHDGAWHDVSPADGALLVNLGDLMARWTNERWMSTLHRVKPPIVEGTIQRRRSAAYFHDGNIDALISTLPSCVGEGSRYEPITVAEHISAKLAGSRAGVRNDTAQREAARVRAATA
- a CDS encoding adenosine deaminase family protein, with the protein product MTSAPTIPYDVVRAWPKVSLHCHLLGSVHAATVADLARKHGETLPYGRSAADLYEIEAYEDLGAFLATYDVVGSLVRDVEDVHRITYESLTTYGSEHGVLYREIFVSPHPVGVPYAVLLDGMRAAMADARADAGIDSRIVVALHRERSASEAEALVDAVVEHRIDEVVGVGLDYAEVNGPPGLFADAFVHAGRAGLERTAHSESGPPRHIEVILDDLGCSRIDHGYHVVTDPRIVQRCLDEGVTFTCTPVSSDIGRYSGSGDGRHERIAAMHAAGLRITIDSDDPPMFGTDPTRDHAVISTALGLTTTDLARISLDAVAATWLDETDRTTLRGRVTEAIAALDPTVLDPTALDRPPGAPAPLHAATTGRTAP
- a CDS encoding helix-turn-helix domain-containing protein; this translates as MSAGIEAEQETTLARRVGAAIRAAREKSGFSMRELAGRAGISQPFLSQVERGLSMPSMVTTYRLAQALGASPGDLLPVEDAEQVQVVRAGQGRLVPVADRPDAALGRVAMVHPTTGLEVTEYRIAPGEHIAEWFESPGTLTIFLVDGALEVEVDRAGTYRLGPGDLLTHPATLRHRWQLVDDRPAHVLLLMDHPRL
- a CDS encoding YihY/virulence factor BrkB family protein; this translates as MAIAAVGLACAVLTRRRLPARRHLSVAATTILSLIGALVAGAVALALLDDPVQVPVALVASAGAALGLVQVGAWTNRTARERARAFGWIDGEGPTMPERVETFAERHPWWVGPYQLPLLLVRVWRRTVDVRITGLAAEMTYYALISLVPLVTALGAALGYLERVVGADAVATIEEQAIDAVTNVFAEQVTTDVMAPMIEDLLHEERAGVAIGSVAVAIWLASRMFRAAIRALDDTYEVEERRGLPEQWLLGVALAIGAVITIAVVLAMVVVGPLLGGGKPIADSFGLGTTFEILWELLRWPLVGAVSVSFLVILYRYGPNVRNTWQGCVPGAIVGTVGVVLVAFGFQLYLGWAGPGGPARPDIQEGSLAVLVAGQVVGAILAGVIWLWLSATATLVGGVVNAELGRMRREAERSRRRR
- a CDS encoding NAD(P)/FAD-dependent oxidoreductase, with translation MGIPRRADVVVAGAGLAGLTAAARLQDAGLDVVVLERSDGVGGRIRTDLVDGFRLDRGFQLLNPAYPEARRTLDLDALDLRPFDAGVVVSTGLASYALGDPVRMPSTIVDDVRAPVGSWRDKAALAAWAAALGLAPGGLLRARQDRPALDELRARGIGDDLITSALQPFLSGVLADADLTTSQRVVGMLVRAFVRGRPAVPADGMQAIPDQLAARLRPGTVHLGVTVTDLAPGCAQTDDGKVQARAVVSAVDGHAAGRLGLPGAPMRALTTWWFAADESPGTGAVLHVDAERRGPLANTVVMTEAATSYAPPGRALIAATEVGAHRRGAEAARRHAGVLYATDARDWELLRADVIEHALPAHPPGQPLRRRVALGDGVFVCGDHRDTPSIQGALVSGRRTADAVLAHLGTTAPAA
- a CDS encoding recombinase family protein, which translates into the protein MRAFVYLRQSLDRSGDGAAVERQRIDCEKLCAERGWEVTRTFVDNDTSASSKKPRPQYSALLEALEAGGAEVVVAWHVDRLTRRLSELEELIDLAQRTGVRIATVTGDIDLSTDAGRLVGRILASVARGEVERKGARQRRAQQQAAAEGRPAGGRRAFGYSNDGMQIVEDEAVLVREGFARILEGGTLKGIAKDWNNRGATTPLGKPWEHSNVRYVLKNPRYAARRTYRGETVGPAVWPAIVDGDVFDAVHAVLSAPERRTTDVPRVRRYLLPNLARCYCGARVLTGRTQHGTRTYRCERQKGHMSRAAQPIDELVEAVVVERLSRPDAGELLSDPVRADLGTYRERVSAIRDRLDDLATALADGLLTLDAVRRASAGLHAELEKAEEQIATLSNADVLGRFVGAADVRGTWDAAELATKRAVIDALMTVILLKPPMGRAPFDPETVRIEWKGGEA
- a CDS encoding DUF2742 domain-containing protein, with protein sequence MIDKARGAVLPPYGSEAWLTLPDGDPVKVAAVVVAAEAWAQSGDTLADDLRAEAYARRASEKAAEDAEYAEAQRAHRERWAPVARSTVVPFAKRRRRQLEAAGPRPGDHPGGAVAPW